From a single Vibrio sp. BS-M-Sm-2 genomic region:
- a CDS encoding PTS sugar transporter subunit IIB produces MKKILVVCGNGLGTSLMMEMAVKEVAKKIGFEAEVDHEDLSSAASSNADIWVAATDVANQLKDAGKENIISLKNIFDKASIEEQLKTFM; encoded by the coding sequence ATGAAAAAGATTCTTGTAGTTTGCGGTAACGGCCTTGGTACTTCTCTAATGATGGAAATGGCAGTGAAAGAAGTCGCTAAGAAAATTGGTTTTGAAGCAGAAGTTGATCACGAAGATCTATCATCTGCAGCATCAAGCAATGCGGATATTTGGGTTGCAGCAACAGATGTTGCCAACCAACTAAAAGATGCTGGTAAAGAGAACATCATCAGCCTGAAAAATATTTTTGACAAAGCATCAATTGAAGAACAACTAAAAACTTTCATGTAA